In Arachis stenosperma cultivar V10309 chromosome 1, arast.V10309.gnm1.PFL2, whole genome shotgun sequence, one DNA window encodes the following:
- the LOC130959377 gene encoding uncharacterized protein LOC130959377, giving the protein MKGKNRKIRRKALNWSMEKEEVGAKWVTHYSSDHQILLVGDGDFSFSLSLARSFGSASNIVASSLDSYDDVTKNYKQAKSNLDELQKLGACLYHGVDATKMKYLLEFKMRRFDRIIFNFPHAGFHGKEDNLTVIQKHKDLVLGFFKNASCMLSANGEIHVNHKTSPPFSNWEIEKLGEQSLLTLIELADFRKEDYPGYNNKRGDSGRCDEPFPLGMCSTYKFIFNPRATMRKWERKRKRGLGEQICRPYQEIQDARQQLPTTSVYLNCYFQSNQVSKFQRIMSSLYGLSNEHAPIGCGYLNNVDATHHRAAHCAAYYSLGMRQSSQRLLQPMKPLNSFQPWPTLTNVRYSQTNYVRTTDITPLPLVARNEGYQVYSGSSNYMGEAVGGTVQSYHYKRVERPEFHSHISQLHWKEVVNGGNYVHSDIPRMSVIEERNMMFVRS; this is encoded by the exons atgaaaGGGAAGAAtagaaagataagaagaaaagCTTTGAATTGGAGCATGGAGAAAGAAGAAGTGGGTGCAAAATGGGTAACACACTATTCAAGTGATCACCAAATACTGTTGGTTGGGGACGGTgatttctccttctctctttcaCTCGCACGATCCTTCGGTTCTGCTTCCAACATTGTAGCTTCTTCTCTTGATTCCTACG ATGATGTTACCAAGAACTACAAGCAAGCGAAATCGAATTTAGACGAACTACAAAAGCTAGGAGCGTGCTTGTATCACGGAGTGGATGCAACCAAGATGAAGTATCTTCTGGAATTCAAGATGCGCAGGTTTGATCGCATTATATTCAACTTTCCTCATGCAGGTTTCCATGGAAAGGAAGACAACTTGACAGTGATTCA GAAGCATAAAGATCTTGTGCTTGGTTTCTTCAAGAATGCAAGTTGCATGCTTAGTGCTAATGGTGAAATTCATGTGAATCATAAGACTAGTCCTCCTTTCAGCAACTGGGAGATAGAGAAGCTTGGTGAACAAAGCTTATTGACATTGATCGAGCTTGCTGACTTCAGGAAAGAAGATTACCCTGGTTATAACAACAAGCGAGGCGATAGTGGTAGATGCGATGAACCCTTTCCACTCGGAATGTGCAGCACTTACAAGTTTATTTTCAATCCTAGAGCTACGATGAGGAAGTGGGAGAGGAAAAGGAAAAGGGGTTTAGGAGAGCAAATATGCCGCCCATATCAAGAAATACAAGATGCTAGGCAGCAATTACCAACTACTTCAGTTTATCTCAATTgttattttcaatcaaatcaagTTTCCAAATTCCAGCGAATCATGTCATCACTGTATGGTTTGTCAAATGAACACGCTCCAATCGGATGTGGCTACCTGAACAATGTTGATGCAACACACCATAGAGCTGCTCATTGTGCTGCCTACTATTCTCTGGGTATGAGACAGAGCTCTCAGAGATTGTTGCAACCAATGAAGCCATTGAATTCTTTCCAACCATGGCCAACATTAACTAATGTTAGATATTCTCAAACAAATTATGTTAGAACAACGGATATCACTCCGCTGCCACTTGTTGCTAGAAATGAAGGCTACCAA GTCTATAGTGGCAGTTCAAATTATATGGGAGAAGCAGTTGGTGGAACAGTTCAAAGTTATCACTATAAAAGAGTAGAGAGACCTGAATTCCATAGCCATATCTctcagttgcattggaaagaagtTGTCAATGGTGGCAACTATGTTCATAGTGACATTCCCAGGATGAGTGTGATAGAAGAGAGGAATATGATGTTTGTTAGGTCCTGA